The Bacteroidales bacterium region TCGAAAACGAACATTCTGAACTAAAACACTGACTTTATAGACAGACACTAATTATAAACAATTTGTATAGCATATATAATTCTTATATAAAATTCATACTCTAAATATTTTACTAACAAATCATTAATTATCATAAAAATGAATTTTGAAAACGATATTAAAGCAGTTGATGCTTTACGTTCAGCATATAAAAAATTTTTTAACGAAATTAAAAAAGTAATTATCGGACAAGACCATATTGTTAAAGATGTAATAATATCAATATTTAGCAATGGACATTGTCTGCTTATTGGTGTTCCGGGATTGGCTAAAACCTTACTTGTAAAAACTGTTGCCGATGTTATAGGTTTGGAATTTAAAAGAATTCAATTCACACCCGATTTAATGCCATCGGATATTATTGGGACCGAAATACTTGGAGCAGACAGGAAATTCAAATTCATTAAAGGGCCTTTATTTGCAAATATTATTCTTGCAGATGAAATAAATCGTACTCCCCCTAAAACACAATCTGCTCTCTTAGAAGCAATGCAAGAAAGAGCTATAACTGCTGCAGGAACTAATTATATATTAGATGAACCATTTTTTGTGATGGCAACACAAAATCCAATTGAGCAGGAAGGTACATATCCCCTACCCGAAGCTCAATTAGACCGTTTTATGTATAATATCTGGTTAGATTATCCGGAGTTCGAAGATGAAAAAACTATTGTGAAAAATACTACTTCGGACATGAATATTAAACTTAACAAAGTTTTATCGGCAGAAGAAATTATATATTTTCAAAATTTGATAAGACGAATTCCAATTAATGATAATGTTATTGAATATGCTGTTAATCTATCTACAAAAACACGTCCTGACCAAAAAAACTCTCATCCGCTTGCAAATAAATATATAAATTGGGGAGTAGGTCCAAGAGCTTCTCAATATATGATAATTGGAGCAAAAACTCATGCTATACTTAACGGGAAATTTTCTCCCGATATTGAAGATGTTAAAGCCGTTGCTTTACCGGTTATGAGACACAGGATTATTAGAAATTATAAAGCTGAAGCAGAAAATATTTCAGTCGAAAATATTATTAATGAATTGATTAATAATTAGTATTTGTAAGAAAACTCTTATATTGTCATTTCGACTACCTGCCTCTATCTATTTGGCAGACAGGTATCAGGTAGACCAATGTCAATAAGTTAATAGATTCCTGCTTTCGCAGGAATGACAGGCAGAAGTGCCTTTTTACAACCCCTGTCATTCCGCACTCGATGCGGAATCTATTAAATTATTTAAACCTTAAATTATTAACATTGTTCCAGTAAGCAGATATTCAAAATAACAGAATATATTACAGACATATTTTAATATTTATAAAATATTAATGATAAAATTCTTTACAAAAATTACATATATTATTTCTTTTTCAAAAAAGAAAAACTTACTATATAACAAAATCATTATTCTAAGTTTATTTATTTTCTTTTCACAATTATCTTTCTCGCAACAATTATCTAAAGTACAATT contains the following coding sequences:
- a CDS encoding AAA family ATPase, with the translated sequence MNFENDIKAVDALRSAYKKFFNEIKKVIIGQDHIVKDVIISIFSNGHCLLIGVPGLAKTLLVKTVADVIGLEFKRIQFTPDLMPSDIIGTEILGADRKFKFIKGPLFANIILADEINRTPPKTQSALLEAMQERAITAAGTNYILDEPFFVMATQNPIEQEGTYPLPEAQLDRFMYNIWLDYPEFEDEKTIVKNTTSDMNIKLNKVLSAEEIIYFQNLIRRIPINDNVIEYAVNLSTKTRPDQKNSHPLANKYINWGVGPRASQYMIIGAKTHAILNGKFSPDIEDVKAVALPVMRHRIIRNYKAEAENISVENIINELINN